The window gtcttggctgcacagaaagtaccctactggtgctgaaaaggtgaatagattgtagaatagccaaagaaaatgtagaattgttataaaacctttaaaatctctaaacaatcacaagtagggcagttcatcacagttcatccattgcaactggattgatgaaaggtcacttacacctgtaggctacattgtatttgggaaaagcaaaaggtatcagcataatgttatttatttatttattttttatgtatttataaacaaaaacatctctgtcagttccatgccgtttcaacagctatcaaaaacaaaggtcattttggatggatggattttttgtgaatgtttcttcttctacataagattttagtcatctttagttcatgtaatactttattgtcaatgcacaaattaagtaacagtagtctgaaacgttattgttaatgcacaaattaagtaacagtagcctagtctgaaacgaagtgctgttttacatctaaccagtggtgcaaataactgacatgtccaaatgggccttgatgaaatgcgttaagctagactgttcatacacattttaacgggccaaagttgaagagcttttgtccgttattgttagtgcaaatataggctgattcatgttcccttgcattgtttaactgaggtccatggctagtctggctttcatcagaccaagctcaatcttttaagaaatcaaaaaaataaatagcgggcagatcaggctgggttcacccagcctagtccataggcaccgatattgtttaattttcgattgagatatacacgctctggctattctaaatgcaaaaatgcatcagggagttatgacaaagcggtaactaacaaactagatcctaatagaaagttgttagcttcctaagctacaggtaggattataaggtaggcctattgacaacataaattgtcaataggctatgctaacgacacaaataaaatctcctttggaaaccaatggcttcgccttacagtatcaaagcggacttaaactgtcatatcgtggcgaaaagttgtaataacattcacgcagctccatgagtcaaggaaagcgccaaatgaagtagccacttctaaatgggacctactacacagtagcttaaggtgttttgctaaaacagccataatgaaatgaaggtgtcattgtttggatacttcacacaccgcgtgctttttaatttcacagactacaactaccaagctgtaatcaaagcacatcgattcccctcacaccctgcacactttaaaacaaaataaacaggcgtctcagtctcacgcatgtataggcaaaactgcatcagaccggtgtaacgttggtaaatcttccattgcacagaatgattttgtagcacgtgcaataaatgacagtcgaaagatacaaacagtgctgctatacatttgcttggtataaccgcatttatagttttctacaaatgcaataaatcaaatgcctccatcactcaaccaacgctaacggtaacattacctaggtccttattgatattacaagattaacgtacctgcagtaaaaccaagcatgtcccgataaacatcctcagatttatttcggcttcaagaagaaatgggaattacacttcatgtgaacatcgtcctatccttattagatgttaagctgcggtgtaaattacagtccttgtatgaagcgtccattgtttttccaaccccttttaacttccaacaaaattacgtctcactgcaacgatcgccatctagtggacaagcgactactttaagccaatactgaaaatgcagccatgatgatgatgatgaatatttattttggctttctttttaatcctactgattttcatttttacgagggggcaaatcacaaatgagtgattatgagccaggtttatgtgggcccttgagaccaacataccataaaagattcacagagaactgtgtctaccctaccctcctttcgggggtccagtccagcgggggctgcagatgaaaagcgaaaaatgacggttccatgctatccatatgggggtacatgctcaccaagttttgtgtacccggtctttcagtgtccgggaatccttgttggtgtcgtcactaaatgtacacataaattattttattgtaaggcccccatgaacgaaagtacacaaaacttggcatgcattcagagggtgtcataatgatcctacactttaattttgtgcagttttgaccttgtcagccagagatattgagatgaaaacacctaattttatgctttttaatttttaactaggtggcgctatacatgaaataagtggtaatgggatgggttgacatgccccttaagaccaacatacaaaaaggtggacctcctaggccctcacggttctcgagatattcacagaaaactgtctccgccacctacaggccagttggtgtatagtaacataaattaatttattgtgtggccccccatgaacggaattccacaaaacttggcgtgcatacagagggtgtcataatgatcctacacttccaatttcgtgcagttttgactatgttaggtcacagataccttcaattacaccacctcattttttacttttttgtgtttaactaggggcgctatacatgaaatgagtggttatggaatgcgttgacatggccccttgagatcaacatacaaaaataatggtcctcctaaaccttacggttctcgagatattcacagaaaactgtgtctgccctaccctcctttcgggtgcagtccagcgtaaggggggctacagatcaaaacgaaaacgatggttccatgctatccatatggggttacatgcccaccaagttttgtctaccccggtctttcagtgtccgggaatcattgacggaaatttggacatgcgaaaaagaaaaaaaaaaaaaatctgactaaacctatatgaccgcccggcttAGCTGCGCGGTCGGTAATAACTAACTAAAGGGACTTGCAAACAGTGGTGATATCAACTTGTACTTTCTGTTAGATCAAGTTTAAGGAGAGTTTGCTGCTGTACACACAGAgtgggaggagggaagagaatcAGAGTCTCTCAGCTCAGAGGTCTGGATGTTGCACCAACACTCATCAGTTGTAACAGCAGGGTGTAGAGTGTCATCTACTGGTGCATTAAAGGCATTACAATACCTTCTGCCATGACTGTCTcacttatagatagatagatactttattgatcctcaaggggaaattcaagatttcaAGTGATCTGTTCACTTATGGGTGAACAGATCAAGATGTGTGTTTTTAGAGCCCACTACCAATATTACCAGAGTACATCCTTACCTTACGGTCCTGTGCTGCTTCATCTATGGGACTAAATGTGTGATTTTTATGTTTCTTAGACGtctgacacaccacacacacaggctgtttaTCCTCCAGACAGAAGATCTTGAGTTTCTCACTGTGCAAACTGCATAACGCCTCAGACCCTGCGGAAGCTTTCTGATTGATCTCCTGCATGAAGGTCTCACACAGGTTCCTTAGAGCCATGCTAGGGGGATATTTGACTTTTGAGCACTTCCTCCTGCAGTAGGGACATTCTCTGGATCCTTTACTCTCCCAGAACTGCTGCAGACAGACTTTACAGATGCTGTGAGCGCAGGTCAAAATGACAGGATCCTTGTAGATGTCACAGCACACAGGACAGGTGAGATCCTCCTCCAGTTTAGAAGCCATTTTGTCTCTGCAGTAAACTCTCTCCAGTTTGTTGTCCTCAGTCTGGTTCACCAgcttcactttcactttcagCAGTCAGAGCAGACGTGTCAATTATAAACTCAAACCCGTCTCTGTTTTACACTTTAATCCAAAAGACTTTCAACCTCACCAGCTTCAAAAAGTTTTCCTCAGTGGTCCAAATATTGTTGAAGAGGGTTCAAAGTTTCCTGTTCCCCGCATGAGAGT of the Alosa alosa isolate M-15738 ecotype Scorff River unplaced genomic scaffold, AALO_Geno_1.1 AALO_1.0_unplaced_856, whole genome shotgun sequence genome contains:
- the LOC125290742 gene encoding E3 ubiquitin-protein ligase TRIM17-like; translation: MASKLEEDLTCPVCCDIYKDPVILTCAHSICKVCLQQFWESKGSRECPYCRRKCSKVKYPPSMALRNLCETFMQEINQKASAGSEALCSLHSEKLKIFCLEDKQPVCVVCQTSKKHKNHTFSPIDEAAQDRKEELKIQLQPLQKKLETFEEVKLICDQTAAHIKTQAQHTELQIKEDFEKLHQFLLR